From Phalacrocorax carbo chromosome 6, bPhaCar2.1, whole genome shotgun sequence, a single genomic window includes:
- the LOC135314001 gene encoding U3 small nucleolar RNA-interacting protein 2-like, with translation MAECGSYKATNALTPTALSPPCPQQEGQLCLLPMPPIPTGPAPVPTQGRWKSQEEWGSIDCIQLISEEHVVSGADDGSVALWGLAKKKPLALARQAHGMQDAQGLQQPYWISAVAALRNSDLLATGSHSASVKLWKCSEGFRKLEPLWAIPLVGFVNSLEFSAAGDFLVAGLGQEHRYRPPSPALAGGTASTASRARWRVTPISLICRLGRWWRIKEAKNSICIIPLKRRATAPSSHVPDSS, from the exons ATGGCCGAGTGCGGGAGCTACAAAGCCACCAACGCTCTGACTCCGACAGCTTTGTCCCCTCCGTGTCCCCAGCAGgaagggcagctctgcctcctgcccatgCCACCCATCCCCACCGGCCCTGCGCCCGTTCCCACCCAGGGACGTTGGAAGTCCCAAGAGGAATG GGGCTCCATTGATTGTATCCAGCTCATCAGCGAGGAGCACGTGGTGTCGGGTGCCGATGACGG GTCTGTAGCCCTGTGGGGGCTGGCGAAGAAGAAGCCGCTGGCGCTGGCCCGGCAGGCGCACGGCATGCAGGACGCCCAGGGCCTGCAGCAGCCGTACTGGATCTCAGCGGTGGCTGCCCTGCGCAACAGTGACCTCCTGGCTACAG GCTCCCACAGTGCTAGTGTGAAGCTCTGGAAGTGCAGTGAGGGATTTCGGAAGCTGGAGCCCCTCTGGGCTATCCCGTTG gtgggttttgtcAACAGCCTCGAGTTCTCGGCAGCCGGTGACTTCCTGGTGGCCGGCCTCGGGCAGGAGCACCGGTAccgtcccccttccccagcgctGGCTGGGGGCACAGCCTCCACTGCCTCGAGGGCTCGGTGGAGGGTGACCCCCATCTCTCTCATCTGCAGGCTTGGCCGGTGGTGGAGAATCAAAGAAGCCAAAAACAGCATCTGCATCATCCCCCTGAAGCGGAGGGCTACAGCCCCCAGCTCCCATGTCCCTGACAGCTCCTAG